A region of Colletotrichum higginsianum IMI 349063 chromosome 10, whole genome shotgun sequence DNA encodes the following proteins:
- a CDS encoding GPI-anchored cell wall beta-1,3-endoglucanase EglC encodes MVLLKPCFLTWLAIGAAGQQMPSGLLGFNSGATKDNNDPKDQSDFQAEFTTAQGLRGSPGAFNSVRLYTMIQAGTTNDPISAFPAALATNTSMLLGIWCSGTQTIENELAAMRSAIDRFGQRFADLVVGISVGSEDLYRLSESGIQNNAGLGQGPDIMVRFIREVRDAIEGTILSGKPVGHVDAWSAFGNESNSRVVDELDWLGTDLYPYYEADKGNDIGNATTIFDYIYNVSLNATRGKPLWVTETGYPASGPVRGQAVASVSNAAQFWQEIGCDRLFGRVNTWWYTLRDSNPANAEKFAITEDLKKTAKFNLTCAPGSGAPAAINLTSKASSLYTAQVLWVPFAVVLGVLVGL; translated from the coding sequence ATGGTTCTACTCAAACCCTGCTTCCTAACCTGGCTGGCTATCGGCGCCGCTGGGCAGCAGATGCCATCAGGGCTCCTGGGTTTTAACTCAGGCGCAACAAAGGACAACAACGACCCGAAAGACCAGTCCGATTTCCAAGCAGAGTTCACAACTGCCCAGGGGCTCCGAGGCTCGCCAGGTGCCTTCAACAGTGTGCGCCTTTATACGATGATCCAGGCGGGAACCACAAACGATCCGATCTCGGCGTTCCCCGCGGCTTTAGCAACAAACACGTCGATGTTGCTCGGTATCTGGTGTTCCGGCACACAGACGATCGAAAACGAGCTCGCTGCCATGAGGAGCGCCATCGATAGGTTCGGCCAGCGGTTCGCCGACCTTGTCGTCGGCATCTCGGTTGGCAGCGAGGACCTCTACCGCCTCTCGGAATCTGGCATCCAAAACAACGCCGGGCTCGGACAAGGGCCGGACATCATGGTGCGGTTCATCCGCGAAGTGCGAGACGCCATCGAAGGCACGATCCTCAGCGGCAAGCCTGTCGGACATGTCGATGCCTGGAGCGCGTTCGGCAACGAAAGCAACAGCcgagtcgtcgacgagctcgactGGCTCGGCACCGACCTCTACCCTTACTACGAAGCAGACAAGGGCAACGACATCGGCAACGCAACCACAATCTTCGACTACATCTACAACGTTTCCCTCAACGCCACCAGGGGCAAGCCGCTCTGGGTAACCGAGACGGGTTACCCTGCGTCGGGGCCTGTGCGCGGACAGGCGGTTGCCAGCGTTTCGAACGCCGCGCAGTTCTGGCAAGAGATAGGATGCGACAGGCTTTTTGGGCGTGTGAACACCTGGTGGTATACCTTGAGAGACTCTAACCCTGCCAATGCCGAGAAGTTTGCCATTACAGAGGACCTCAAGAAGACTGCGAAATTCAACCTTACTTGTGCGCCTGGAAGCGGAGCTCCTGCTGCCATCAACTTAACTTCCAAGGCGTCCTCCCTTTACACTGCCCAGGTGTTGTGGGTGCCTTTCGCTGTTGTCTTGGGTGTTTTAGTCGGCTTGTAG